The following is a genomic window from Rhizobium sp. NRK18.
CAGCGCGGTCTTCGATTTCGGTGCCGGCGACCTGCTGGAGGTCAAGGGTCCGGGCAAGCGGCCCGTCCTCATTCCGTTTTCGGAAGCCGCGGTTCTCGAGATCGATCTCGAGGACGGCAAGCTGCTGATCGACCCGATCGCCGCCGGTCTGGTGGATACGGACACTGACGGTCCCGGCAGCCGCAAGCGCCGCCCCTCAAGGGACGACGAATGACGTTCAAGGCCACCGTTCTGACGCTCTATCCGGAGATGTTTCCGGGCCATCTGGGCATCTCGCTCGCCGGCAAGGCGATGGAGCGCGGCCAGTGGTCGATGGAGGCGGTGCAGATACGTGATTTCGCCACCGACAAGCACCGCAGCGTCGACGATACGCCTGCCGGCGGCGGCGCGGGCATGGTGCTGAGGGCTGACGTGCTCGCGACCGCGATCGATTCGATCGCGGATGATGCGAGGCCGCGCCTGTTGATGAGCCCGCGCGGCAAGCCGCTGACCCAGGCCCGCGTGCGGGAATTGGCGGGAGGCGAAGGCGTGGTGATCGTCTGCGGCCGTTTCGAGGGCGTCGACCAGCGCGTGATCGACGCGCGAGGGCTCGAAGAGGTTTCCATAGGCGACTATATATTGTCGGGCGGCGAGCCGGCGGCGTTGACGCTGCTCGATGCGGTCGTGCGCATTCTGCCGGGCGTCATGGGCAATGACGAATCCGGCACGCATGAAAGCTTTGAGGGCGGCATGCTGGAGCATCCGCACTATACGCGTCCGCAGGTCTTCGAAGGCCGGGAAATTCCTGACGTGCTGACGTCCGGCAATCACAAGAAGATCGCCGAATGGCGCGAGGCGGAAGCCCGCAAGCTGACGCAAGAGCGGCGTCCGGACCTTCTCAAATAGGCATGCGGGCCGGTTACTTCAGGAAGTAATAGACCGCCAGGAACAGGCCGACGGCGACAACCAGCCAGCGCAGGATGTGCTGCGGCACGCGTTTTGCCGCCCAGACGCCGGAATAGCCGCCAAGCGCCGCTCCGGGCAGCATGACAATCGCATACAGCCAGTTGATCGCTCCGCCGGCGGTGAAGACGATGATGGCGATGGCTGCGATCACGATCGACAGGAAGTTCTTCAGCGCGTTCAGCCGATGATAGTCGCCGCCCGTGGCGATGCTCAGCGATGCCAGCATCATGATGCCCATGCCGGCACCGAAGAAGCCGCCATAGATGGAGGTTAAAAACTGGCTGACGATGCCCTTGGCATTGTGCGGCGGATGTTCCTTCTCCGTCTTCGGCTTCAGTTTCGGTCCCGCGGCGAAGAGCGCCGTTGCGGCAAGCAGCAGCCAGGGCACGAGGTTGCGGAAGGACGGGTTCGACAGCGACAGGAGAATGAGCGAGCCGCCAAGCGCACCGATGGCCGAGACGATGCCAAGGATGACGGCTGCCTTCCACATGCTGCGGATTTCGTGGCCATAGGCGAGCGCCGAGGTGATGTAGCCCGGAAACTGGACGATCGAGGAGGTGGCGTTCGCCGTGATCGGCGGCAGGCCGGCAAGCGTCATGGCGCCGAAGGTCAGGAACGTGCCTCCGCCGGCAATGGCATTGACCATGCCCGACAGCAGGCCGGCGAGAAACAGCAGGCAAATGGAAATGAGCGTCATGATCCCCCCTCATGCGACCATGGATGAATAGACCGGCGCTCGGATCGCCGCAACCGCTCAATTCCAGGCGGTTCACGGCAAAAATGGTGACAGGGGGATGACAAAGGACCTTTTCTCGTGTAGAGGCCCACGCGGACATGGGGAAAACCCCGTAAACCAGCAACAAAGAACCGCGAACCCGCTCCCGCCCGCAAGGGCATGTCCGGAGGCAAAACGCCAAGGGACACAGTGTCGAGCGCTCTGGCTGTTTTAGAAGAAATCAGAGGTTTAAGCGATGAACATCATCGAGCAGTTGGAAGCCGAACAGGCCGCCAAGATTGAAGCCAAGCGCAAGCTTCCGGAATTCTCCCCGGGTGACACCGTTCGCGTCAACGTTCGCGTTACGGAAGGCAACCGTACCCGCGTACAGGCCTATGAAGGCGTTTGCATTGCCCGCTCCGGCGGCGGCATCAACGAAAGCTTCACGGTCCGCAAGATCTCCTACGGCGAAGGCGTCGAGCGCGTATTCCCGGTCTACTCCCCGCTCGTCGAGAGCGTAGAAGTCGTCCGCCGCGGTAAGGTCCGTCGCGCCAAGCTCTACTACCTGCGCGACCGTCGCGGCAAGTCTGCCCGTATCTCCGAAAACACCAACGTCCGCGCCCGCAAGCTCAACGAAGCCGAGCGCCAGGCCGTTCTCGATGAGAAGGCACGTCTGGAAGCTGAAAAGATCGCAGCAGCAGAGGCTCTGGCCGCCGAAAAGGCAGCAGCTGAAGCCGCCGAAGCAGCGGCTGCAGCAGAAGCTGAAGCAGCCAAGGACGGCGCTGCAGAATAATTTCTGCATTCCTATCCCGTATCGAAAGCCCGGTGGCACAGCGCCCCCGGGCTTTTTCTTTGGCCACAGGTACTATGGCAGGCGCGCATACCGGTTCGCCTTGCAATCGACCGTTCTGTTGTGACAGTGTTTCGCCGCTACCATTCAGGAGATTTCCATGCCGCTCAGACGCGCATTTCTTGCCGGGCTTGCCGCCCTTTCCCTTCTTCCGCTCGCCGCCCATGCCGACGACCTGCCGGACCTCGGCGGCAAGGAGATCGTGGTGGTCACGGAAAATGCCTATCCGCCGCTGCAGTTCGTCGATCCGAAGACCGGCGAGCAGATCGGCTGGGAATATGATGCGATGAACGAGATCGCCAAGCGGCTGAACGCCAAGGTCTCCTACCAGAACACCAGCTGGGACGCGATGATCCAGGCCGTCTCCGACGGCCAGTTCGACATCGGCATGGATGGCATCACCATCAAGGACGACCGCAAGGAAAAGGTCGACTTCTCCGATCCCTACATGCGCTCCGAGCAGTTCATGCTGGTGCGCGGCGACGAGGACCGCTTTACGGATGCGAAGTCGTTCGGCGCCAATGACAAGCTGCTGATCGGCTCGCAGCCGGGCACGACGCAGTTCTACACGGCCGTCTACGAGGTGCTGGACGGCAACGAGCAGAACCCCCGCATCAAGCTCTTCGAAACGTTCGGTGCCACCGTCCAGGCCCTGAAGACGGGCGACGTCGACATGGTGCTGACCGACAACACCGCCGGCCAGGGCTATGTCAACCAGTCGAATGGCGGGCTGAAGATCGTCGGTGGTCCGCTCGGTTCCGAGGATTTCGGCTTCATCTTCAAGAAGGGTTCGGATCTTGTCGCACCCGTCAACGCTGCGATTGCCGCGATGAAGGCTGACGGCACGATGGACGCGCTGAACAAGAAGTGGTTCCTCGACTACAAGATGGGCGAGTGATCCCGCCCATTTCGAAAGTTCGTCCATGATTTCGCAGACATCGTCAGGCAAAGAGGACAAGGGCGATCGTCCCTGGTGGCTCTATACGCTTGTCCTGAACGGACTTGCGCTGGCCGCGGTCATTGCGGTCAACGACATCTATGCGCAGGTGTTCCAGGTGGTCCTCAAGGGTGCCTGGACGACAGTGTTCGTGACGATCGTCGCATTCAGCCTCGCCACCGTCTTCGGCCTTTGCATCGCGCTTCTCGGCATGTCCGGCCATGTGGCGCTTAGGCAGATTGCCCGCTTCTATGTCGAGGTGGTGCGCGGCATTCCCATGCTGGTGCTGCTTTTCTATGTCGCCTTCGTCGGCGCGCCGGGCATCGTTGCGGCCTTCAACTTCGTCATGGCGCCTTTGATCGACCGCGGGGTGATGGAGCCGCTCCTGGTGCGCGATGTCTCGCTGATGTGGCGGGCGATCATCGCGCTGACGCTCGGTTACGCCTCCTTCATCGCCGAGATCTTCCGCGCCGGCATCCAGTCCGTCGACAAGGGGCAGATCGAGGCGGCCGAGGCGCTTGGGCTCTCTCGCTTCCAGCGTTTCCGGCTCGTTGTGCTGCCGCAGGCGGTCCGCATCATCCTGCCGCCGCTCTCGAACGACTTCGTTTCGATGGTCAAGGACTCGTCACTGGTCTCCGTGCTCGGGGTGGCCGACATCACGCAGATGGGCAAGGTCTACGCGTCCGGATCGTTTCGCTTCTTCGAGACCTATTCGATCGTCACCTACATTTACCTCATCCTGACGATCGGGCTGTCGCTTCTCCTGCGCAGGCTGGAGCGCAAGATGAGCGCGATGCCGTCGCGTAGCGAGGGCGGGCGCGACAAGACGGCCCGCCCTAGCTGACGATAAGAATTGCCACTCCGGCGAAAAATTGGTATGAGCCCGGCCCATGGGATCTAAATTCGGATGTCTCGCGCCTCATATCTACGTGCTGCAGGACCACAAGCGTCTGCCGGCACGGTTCTTCGCGCGCGTCTCCGGGGCGCTCACCAGCCGCCTATCCTGACGCAATGACTGCCGCAACCCCTGCGGTCGACTGCACTTCCCATTCTTAAAAAACAAGACGGATATGAAGCCATGAGCGCACCCCGCACCCTCTACGACAAGATCTGGGACGACCATCTGGTTGATCAACAGCCCGACGGAACCTGTCTTCTCTACATCGACCGTCACCTCGTGCACGAAGTGACGTCGCCGCAGGCTTTCGAAGGTCTGCGCATGGCCAAGCGGCCGGTCCGCGCTCCGCAGAAGACGCTCGCCGTCGTCGACCACAACGTCCCGACGACCCCGGATCGTGTGGAAGGCATCAAGAACGAGGAAAGCCGCATCCAGGTGGAGGCGCTTGCCAAGAATGCCGCCGATTTCGGCGTCGAATACTATTCCGAGAAGGACAAGCGTCAGGGCATCGTCCACATCGTCGGTCCGGAACAGGGCTTCACCCTGCCCGGCATGACGATCGTCTGCGGCGACAGCCACACCTCGACGCATGGTGCCTTCGGCGCTCTCGCGCACGGCATCGGCACGTCGGAAGTCGAGCACGTACTCGCCACCCAGACGCTCATCCAGAAGAAGGCCAAGAACATGCTGGTGCGTGTCGACGGTCAGCTTCCGGAAGGCGTGACCGCCAAGGACATCATTCTCGCGATCATCGGCGAGATCGGCACGGCCGGCGGCACGGGCCACGTGATCGAGTTTGCCGGCGAAGCGATCCGTTCGCTGTCGATGGAAGGCCGCATGACCGTCTGCAACATGACGATCGAAGGCGGCGCCCGCGCCGGCCTGATCGCGCCGGACGAAAAGACCTTCGAGTATATCGCCAGCAAGCCGCGCGCGCCGAAGGGCGAAGCGCTGGAGCAGGCGATCTCCTACTGGAAGACGCTGCATTCCGACGAAGGTGCGCATTTCGACCGCGTCGTCGTTCTCGATGCCGCCAACCTGCCGCCGATCGTTTCCTGGGGCTCGTCGCCGGAAGACGTCGTCTCGATCCAGGGCGTCGTTCCGAACCCGGACGATATCGCCGATGAGAACAAGCGCGCTTCCAAGAAGCGGGCGCTCGACTACATGGGCCTGAAGGCCGGAACCAAGATGACCGACATCGCCGTCGATCGCGTCTTTATCGGCTCCTGCACGAACGGCCGCATCGAAGACCTGCGCGCTGCCGCCAAGGTCGTCGAAGGCAGGACGGTCGCCTCGACCGTCAACGCCATGGTGGTGCCGGGCTCCGGTCTCGTCAAGGAGCAGGCGGAAGCCGAAGGCCTCGACAAGATCTTCAAGGCCGCCGGCTTCGAATGGCGCGAGCCGGGCTGCTCCATGTGCCTGGCGATGAACGACGACCGGCTGAAGCCGGGCGAGCGTTGCGCCTCGACCTCGAACCGCAACTTCGAAGGCCGTCAGGGCTTCAAGGGCCGCACGCATCTCGTCTCGCCGGCCATGGCTGCCGCAGCGGCGATCGCCGGCCACTTCGTCGACATCCGCGACTGGAAGTAAGCGGCGAAAGCCTGATCTGATCGAAAGGCCGTCCCTCGGGGCGGCCTTTTTGCATGTCAGAGGCCGGAGCGGATGGCTTCGATGACAATCAGCGCGCCACCCAAGACGACGACCGCATCAAGAAGGTAGATGTGCTGGAGGTCGGACATGTGCCGGGTCAACCTTCGCGCCACGAAAGCGCCCGGTATCGCGCAGACGCCGATGACCAGCGCCATGATCCACATGGCGGCCGGCAGGAAGCCTGACGCCTGAAAGACGAGCGTCTTGGCGATGCCGAGCAGGAATGAGACGCCGGCATCGGTGGCGATCACTGACGCACCGCTGAGGCCTGCAGCGAGAAGGATGGAGATGAGGAAGACGCCGGAGCCGGCCGTGCCGCCGACCATCAATCCGAAGCCGGCGCTTGCTGCGGCAAGCCCTGCCGGCGGCAGAACGGCCTTGCGTCGGGCGAGCAGGCGGCGTGCGGGAACGAGGATGATGATCATGCAGCCAATCAGCATGGTGACGGCGGCGCCCGACAGCCAAGTGTAGGCATAGGCTCCAAGCGGCGCAAACGGCAGGGCAGCAGCAAGCACCAGCCCGGCCTTCTTCATTTCGATCTTGTCACGGTAGGCCGTCAGCCGGCCGAGATTGGTCAGGATGGAAGCGAGACCGATGACCGGCACGACGGCCTGAGCGCCAATGATCGGGATCAGAACGGGTGGGAGAAGGAGGCCGGTCCCGTAACCGGAAACGCCGCCGAGGATGGAGGCGAAGAAGGCAACGGCGGCGACGATGGCATATTGATAGATGCTCGCGCCTGCCATTTCGGTCATGCAATCACCGGTACGAATCGATTGTCATTGCACGCCACATACGCTTGATCCGAACTGTCGTCTATCACAAAAGAAAAAGGCGGCCCGTGGGGCCGCCTTCTCCGTCATTCCGTCTGGTCCGTTCGCTGTTAGCGGCGGTCGCCCATGAAGCGAAGCAGGAACAGGAAGAGGTTAATGAAGTCGAGGTACAGGGTGAGCGCACCCATGACCGCCTTCTTGCTGGCCACTTCGTGACCATCGGCTTCGAAGTAGTTTTCCTTGATCTTCTGGGTGTCCCACGCGGTCAGGCCGGCGAAGATCAGTACGCCGATTACGGAGATCGCGAAGTTCAGCGCCGAAGAGGCAAGGAACAGGTTGACCAGCGACGCGATGATCAGACCGAACAGACCCATCACCAGGAACGAGCCCATGGCGGAGAGGTCACGCTTCGTGGTGTAGCCGTAGAGCGACAGGGCACCGAACGAGGCTGCGGTCACGAAGAAGGTCTGCGTCAGCGATGCGCCGGTGTAGACCAGGAAGATGGATGAGAGCGACAGGCCCATCAGGCCGGCATAGACCCAGAAGGTCGTCTGCGCGGCGGAAGCGCTCATCTTCTGGACGCGGAAGCTCAGGAAGAACACCAGAGCCAGCGGTGCCAGCAGGATGACCCAGCGCAGCGGCGAGGTGTAGATGGCCACACCGAGGCTGGTCAGCATGATGTTGCCCATCTGTGCGGCGGCCTGGGACGGATCAGACGTCGTTGCCAACGCCGAAAGGCCGTAAGCTGCGGCACCGGTCAGCGCAACGCCGCCTGCCATCAGGTTGTAAACCTTCAGCATGTAGGCGCGCAGGCCCTGATCCACGGCCGCGTCGGCGCGTACGCCGGCTTGGGTCTGGAAATTGCGAAGATCTGCCATAGTTTTCCTCTCTTTGGTGAAGCCCGGCAATGCGTTTCGACATATGCGCCTTAAGCATTGTCAGCATGCGCCCGCGCGGGGAACTTTTATTTCACCTCGAAATATGAGGTGACATTTCATCCGATACAAGACCCGATCACTCCGATTTTATCGGGGTGGGGCGAACCTTACCGATATTTAATGCTCTGGTTAACGTAGCCCGGCCGTCGTCAGAGTTCCCGCAGGACCGAGGCAGGCTTCTTTCCGAGCACCGACCAGGTGCCGGCGAGGCCGACGCCGATGGTCAGGACGAGCGCGATGACGAGCGTCGTGACCGCGGCTTCCGGCAGGAAGACGGCGTTCAGATGCATGATCCGGTCGACGACATACCAGGAGGCGGCGGTCCCGGCCAGAAGCGCGAAAATCGCGGTGGCGAGCCCAAGGATCATGTACTCGTAGGTAAAGGCCCGGATCAGCATTGTCCGTTTCGCGCCGAGCGTCTTCAGGACCACGGCGTCGTGCGTACGTGCTCGGTTGCCGGCTGCCAGCGCGCCGGCGAGCACCAGGATCGACGCGACAAGCGCGAAGGCGGCGGCGGCGCGGATCGCGGTGGCAATCTGGCCGGCGAGCTTGTTGACGAGGTCCAGCGCATCCTTCACCCGTACGGTGGTGACGGCGGGGAAGGCATTGGTCACCTCCCGCATGATCGAGGCCTCGTCGGTGCCGCTTGCACCCGGATCCGTCAACGTGGCGATCCAGCCGTGCGGCGCGCCGCGGAAGGTGTTGGGCGAGAAGACCATGACGAAGTTGATCGACAGCGACTGCCATTCGACATCGCGGAAATTGGCGATCTTGGCGGTGATGTTGCGGCCGAGCACATTGACGGTGACGGTGTCGCCGAGCTTCAGGCCGAGGTCGCGCGCCTCCTCCGCCGAGAAGGAAACGAGCGGTTCGCCTGCGTAGTCGGGCGCCCACCACTTGCCTTCGGTCAGGGTCGAGTTTTCCGGCAGCGCATCCGCATAGGTGATGCCGCGATCGCCGCGCAGCACCCAGCGGCCGCCGGGCGGCACGTTCATCTTGGCGACATCCTCGCCGTTGAAGGCCATGATGCGTCCGCGCAGCATCGGCACTTCCATGAGCTTGCCTTCCGGCGCCTTCTCCTTCACCAGCGTGCGGAAGGCATCGATCTCGCTGCCCTGGATGCCGACGAAGAAGAAGTTCGGCGCCTGATCGGGGATCTTGCCAGTCAGTTCGCGGCGCAGATTGCCGTCGATCATGGTGAGCGTGACCAGAAGCGCCAGGCCGAGGCCGAGCGACAGGACGACCGGGGAAGTCAGCGCGCCGGGGCGGTGAATGTTGCCGATCGCGAGGCGCAGTGCCGGCGAACTGACGATCGGTGCACGACGGGCGATCGCCGCGATGCCGGCGGCGACCACGCGTAGGACGACGAAGGCGCAGGCGGTAGCGATGATGAAGACGGCGGCGATGAAGCGGTCGTCGGCAATCAGCAGCGCCAGACCGGCGAGCGCGACAAGCGAAACGGCGGCAACGGCGAGATAGGGCCATGACGGCCAGCGGCGGTCCTCGAAGCCCTGCTCGCGAAAGAGTGCTGTGGCCGGGATTTCGCGGGTCTGCCCGAGCGGCAGGATGGCGAAGGCGAGCGTCGTCAGGTAGCCGAAGACGGCGGCAATCGCCAGCGCAGAGGGATAGAGCGTTGCCTCACTGCTGACCGGCAGGATGCCGGCGAGAAACTGGAGCGCGATGAACGGCGCAATCGCGCCGATGACAAGGCCGATGAGGACACCGACGGTGGCGATCATCATGATCTGGATGAGATAGATCATCACCACGACGGATGCGGGCGCGCCGAGACACTTGAAGGTGGCAATCGTGGTGCGCTTCGAATCGAGGAAGGCGCGGACCGCATTGGCGACGCCGGCGCCGCCGACGATCAGTGCGGTGAGGCCGACGAGCGTCAGGAACTGGGTAAAGCGCTCGATGTTGTTGGTGAGTGCCGGCGTGGCGTTGGTGCTGGAGCGGATCGACCAGCCGGCGTCCGGAAACTTCGCCTTGGCGGCGTCGATGATGCGGGGAAGCGGCGGGTGACCGGCAGGCAGCTTCACCTTGTAGGCCGTTTCGACGAGGCTTCCCGTCTGCACGAGGCCTGAGACCGTCAGAGCCTGACGGCTGACCATCAGGCGCGGCGCGAAGCCAAAGCCTTCGGAGAGGGCGTCCGGCTCATTGTCGAGGCGCGCCGTGATGACGAGTTTCAGGTCGCCGAGCAGAAGCGGGTCGCCGACTTTCAGACCGAGGCGGTCGAGCAATATCGGCGCGGCGATGGCACCATAGCTGCCGTCGGCTTCGGCGAGCAGTTGCGCGGTTGGTGCTGCCGGCGTGGTTTCGAGCTTGCCGTAAAGCGGATAGGCGTCGTCGACCGCCTTGACCTCGACCAGCGACTGGTCGGAGCCGTCCGCCTTGCGGGCCATCGAGCGCGTGCCGGTGGAAATGGCGACGTCACCAAGACCCCGCAGATAGGAGAGTTCGTCAGACGAGGCTTCCCGGTTGTTCAGTTCGAAGCGAAGATCGGCCCCCAGAAGCTCGCGCCCCTGCGAGGAGATCGAGCCGGTAATGGCGCCGGAAATGGAATTGACGGCGGCAATCGCCGCGGTGCCGAGCGCGATGCAGGCGAGGAAGATGTAGAAGCCTTTCAGCCCGCCGCGCAGTTCCCGCGATGCCAGTCGCCATGCGAGACCGAGACGGAATTGCAGCTGGTTCATGCGAGCGCCGCCTCCGCGCCGGCGCCGGCTTTGGCGTCCGCCGGTTCGATTTCTCCGGAACGCATTCGGATCTGGCGCGAGCAGCGGGCGGCAAGTGCGGGATCATGGGTGACGAGAACCAGCGTCATGCCACGCTCTGCCTGCTGGGCAAACAGGAGATCGGCGATCTGGCGTCCGGTTTCGGTGTCGAGGTTGCCGGTGGGTTCGTCGGCGATCAGGACCGCCGGGGACGGTGCCAGCGCCCGGGCGATGGCGACGCGCTGCTGCTCGCCACCCGACAGCTGGCCGGGATAGTGGTTCATGCGTTCGCCAAGGCCGACGGCGGTCAATTCCCGCCGGGCAATGTCGAAGGCATCCTTGACCCGGGCGAGTTCCAGCGGGACGGCGACGTTTTCCAAGGCCGTCATGTTGGCGATCAGGTGGAAGGACTGGAACACGATGCCGATGTTGCGGCCGCGGTAATCGGCCAGCTCATCCTCGCGCATGGCTTGGAGAGCGGCATCGCCGACACGGATTTCGCCGCTGTCCAGGCGCTCCAGCCCGGCCATGACCATCAGCAGCGTCGACTTGCCGGAGCCGGACGGTCCGACGATGCCGACGGATTCGCCCTTGGCGATCTGCAGCCCGACATTCTTCAGCACATGGACGGAGACCGCGCCATTGCCGAGCGTCAGATCCGCCTTGCGCATTTCGATGATGGTTTCACTCACGACGCGGCGCCCTATATTGTTGCCAAGGAAATCCGGTGCTCCAGGGCCCGAGATCAAGTCAATCTAGGAAAGCCGCTATGTCATTTAAAGCCGCCGTCGTTCAATTCCTTGTCATGACCGCCCTGTTTGCGGGCGTCGGCGGACCGGCGGAGGCCAGAGACATAAAGCTGGTCGGCTTCGGAGACAGCCTGATGGCGGGATACCAGCTGCCCGCAGGTGATGCTTATCCGGCAAAGCTCGAGGCGGCGTTGAAAGCCAAGGGCTACGACGTTTCGATCAGTAATGCCGGCGTTTCCGGCGACACGACGCGTGACGGTCTGGCGCGGGCGGACTGGTCGGTGCCGGACGGGACGGATGGCGTCATCCTCGAGCTCGGCGCCAATGACGCGCTGCGCGGCATCGCACCGGAGGAGACGGAGAAGAACCTGGTCGCCATGATCGAGCGGTTCAAGGAGCGCGGTATCGCGGTCATGCTCGTCGGGATGATGGCGCCACCGAATATGGGGGACGATTATGCCAAGCGCTTCAATGCGATTTATCCACAGCTTGCCGAGACCTACGGATTGCCGCTCTATCCGTTCTTTCTCGATGGCGTGGTGACCGTGAAAGGCACGCAATTGTCGGACGGAATGCACCCCGACGCAAAGGGCGTCGACATCATGGTGGAGAAGTCGCTTCCGTTTGCCGAAAAATTCATCAAGGCGATTCCGTGAATAAAAATTAAGGACTTGCGTACCATTTGAATGCATGATCGGTTGTCTATACCAG
Proteins encoded in this region:
- a CDS encoding ABC transporter ATP-binding protein, with translation MSETIIEMRKADLTLGNGAVSVHVLKNVGLQIAKGESVGIVGPSGSGKSTLLMVMAGLERLDSGEIRVGDAALQAMREDELADYRGRNIGIVFQSFHLIANMTALENVAVPLELARVKDAFDIARRELTAVGLGERMNHYPGQLSGGEQQRVAIARALAPSPAVLIADEPTGNLDTETGRQIADLLFAQQAERGMTLVLVTHDPALAARCSRQIRMRSGEIEPADAKAGAGAEAALA
- the rplS gene encoding 50S ribosomal protein L19, which gives rise to MNIIEQLEAEQAAKIEAKRKLPEFSPGDTVRVNVRVTEGNRTRVQAYEGVCIARSGGGINESFTVRKISYGEGVERVFPVYSPLVESVEVVRRGKVRRAKLYYLRDRRGKSARISENTNVRARKLNEAERQAVLDEKARLEAEKIAAAEALAAEKAAAEAAEAAAAAEAEAAKDGAAE
- a CDS encoding ABC transporter permease, whose protein sequence is MNQLQFRLGLAWRLASRELRGGLKGFYIFLACIALGTAAIAAVNSISGAITGSISSQGRELLGADLRFELNNREASSDELSYLRGLGDVAISTGTRSMARKADGSDQSLVEVKAVDDAYPLYGKLETTPAAPTAQLLAEADGSYGAIAAPILLDRLGLKVGDPLLLGDLKLVITARLDNEPDALSEGFGFAPRLMVSRQALTVSGLVQTGSLVETAYKVKLPAGHPPLPRIIDAAKAKFPDAGWSIRSSTNATPALTNNIERFTQFLTLVGLTALIVGGAGVANAVRAFLDSKRTTIATFKCLGAPASVVVMIYLIQIMMIATVGVLIGLVIGAIAPFIALQFLAGILPVSSEATLYPSALAIAAVFGYLTTLAFAILPLGQTREIPATALFREQGFEDRRWPSWPYLAVAAVSLVALAGLALLIADDRFIAAVFIIATACAFVVLRVVAAGIAAIARRAPIVSSPALRLAIGNIHRPGALTSPVVLSLGLGLALLVTLTMIDGNLRRELTGKIPDQAPNFFFVGIQGSEIDAFRTLVKEKAPEGKLMEVPMLRGRIMAFNGEDVAKMNVPPGGRWVLRGDRGITYADALPENSTLTEGKWWAPDYAGEPLVSFSAEEARDLGLKLGDTVTVNVLGRNITAKIANFRDVEWQSLSINFVMVFSPNTFRGAPHGWIATLTDPGASGTDEASIMREVTNAFPAVTTVRVKDALDLVNKLAGQIATAIRAAAAFALVASILVLAGALAAGNRARTHDAVVLKTLGAKRTMLIRAFTYEYMILGLATAIFALLAGTAASWYVVDRIMHLNAVFLPEAAVTTLVIALVLTIGVGLAGTWSVLGKKPASVLREL
- a CDS encoding sulfite exporter TauE/SafE family protein, giving the protein MTEMAGASIYQYAIVAAVAFFASILGGVSGYGTGLLLPPVLIPIIGAQAVVPVIGLASILTNLGRLTAYRDKIEMKKAGLVLAAALPFAPLGAYAYTWLSGAAVTMLIGCMIIILVPARRLLARRKAVLPPAGLAAASAGFGLMVGGTAGSGVFLISILLAAGLSGASVIATDAGVSFLLGIAKTLVFQASGFLPAAMWIMALVIGVCAIPGAFVARRLTRHMSDLQHIYLLDAVVVLGGALIVIEAIRSGL
- a CDS encoding Bax inhibitor-1/YccA family protein is translated as MADLRNFQTQAGVRADAAVDQGLRAYMLKVYNLMAGGVALTGAAAYGLSALATTSDPSQAAAQMGNIMLTSLGVAIYTSPLRWVILLAPLALVFFLSFRVQKMSASAAQTTFWVYAGLMGLSLSSIFLVYTGASLTQTFFVTAASFGALSLYGYTTKRDLSAMGSFLVMGLFGLIIASLVNLFLASSALNFAISVIGVLIFAGLTAWDTQKIKENYFEADGHEVASKKAVMGALTLYLDFINLFLFLLRFMGDRR
- a CDS encoding amino acid ABC transporter permease, yielding MISQTSSGKEDKGDRPWWLYTLVLNGLALAAVIAVNDIYAQVFQVVLKGAWTTVFVTIVAFSLATVFGLCIALLGMSGHVALRQIARFYVEVVRGIPMLVLLFYVAFVGAPGIVAAFNFVMAPLIDRGVMEPLLVRDVSLMWRAIIALTLGYASFIAEIFRAGIQSVDKGQIEAAEALGLSRFQRFRLVVLPQAVRIILPPLSNDFVSMVKDSSLVSVLGVADITQMGKVYASGSFRFFETYSIVTYIYLILTIGLSLLLRRLERKMSAMPSRSEGGRDKTARPS
- a CDS encoding transporter substrate-binding domain-containing protein; the protein is MPLRRAFLAGLAALSLLPLAAHADDLPDLGGKEIVVVTENAYPPLQFVDPKTGEQIGWEYDAMNEIAKRLNAKVSYQNTSWDAMIQAVSDGQFDIGMDGITIKDDRKEKVDFSDPYMRSEQFMLVRGDEDRFTDAKSFGANDKLLIGSQPGTTQFYTAVYEVLDGNEQNPRIKLFETFGATVQALKTGDVDMVLTDNTAGQGYVNQSNGGLKIVGGPLGSEDFGFIFKKGSDLVAPVNAAIAAMKADGTMDALNKKWFLDYKMGE
- a CDS encoding sulfite exporter TauE/SafE family protein, translated to MTLISICLLFLAGLLSGMVNAIAGGGTFLTFGAMTLAGLPPITANATSSIVQFPGYITSALAYGHEIRSMWKAAVILGIVSAIGALGGSLILLSLSNPSFRNLVPWLLLAATALFAAGPKLKPKTEKEHPPHNAKGIVSQFLTSIYGGFFGAGMGIMMLASLSIATGGDYHRLNALKNFLSIVIAAIAIIVFTAGGAINWLYAIVMLPGAALGGYSGVWAAKRVPQHILRWLVVAVGLFLAVYYFLK
- the trmD gene encoding tRNA (guanosine(37)-N1)-methyltransferase TrmD, which gives rise to MTFKATVLTLYPEMFPGHLGISLAGKAMERGQWSMEAVQIRDFATDKHRSVDDTPAGGGAGMVLRADVLATAIDSIADDARPRLLMSPRGKPLTQARVRELAGGEGVVIVCGRFEGVDQRVIDARGLEEVSIGDYILSGGEPAALTLLDAVVRILPGVMGNDESGTHESFEGGMLEHPHYTRPQVFEGREIPDVLTSGNHKKIAEWREAEARKLTQERRPDLLK
- the leuC gene encoding 3-isopropylmalate dehydratase large subunit, translated to MSAPRTLYDKIWDDHLVDQQPDGTCLLYIDRHLVHEVTSPQAFEGLRMAKRPVRAPQKTLAVVDHNVPTTPDRVEGIKNEESRIQVEALAKNAADFGVEYYSEKDKRQGIVHIVGPEQGFTLPGMTIVCGDSHTSTHGAFGALAHGIGTSEVEHVLATQTLIQKKAKNMLVRVDGQLPEGVTAKDIILAIIGEIGTAGGTGHVIEFAGEAIRSLSMEGRMTVCNMTIEGGARAGLIAPDEKTFEYIASKPRAPKGEALEQAISYWKTLHSDEGAHFDRVVVLDAANLPPIVSWGSSPEDVVSIQGVVPNPDDIADENKRASKKRALDYMGLKAGTKMTDIAVDRVFIGSCTNGRIEDLRAAAKVVEGRTVASTVNAMVVPGSGLVKEQAEAEGLDKIFKAAGFEWREPGCSMCLAMNDDRLKPGERCASTSNRNFEGRQGFKGRTHLVSPAMAAAAAIAGHFVDIRDWK